In Rhodamnia argentea isolate NSW1041297 chromosome 4, ASM2092103v1, whole genome shotgun sequence, the following proteins share a genomic window:
- the LOC115733151 gene encoding early nodulin-like protein 3 produces MARSKAFLSPFLVAMAIFSSIGSEAKREFVVGGRESSWQVPSSPSQLNQWAQSNRFKVGDFLIFKYDKNADSVLQATEGDYASCSTAKPLKEYKDGDTKLKLERSGPYYFISGAEGHCQKGQKLEVVVMSEKHWSKGVTATPTEAPAPAMEAPSPAPRASTAGLRDGFWIVLVRLGSLIVGLLMA; encoded by the exons ATGGCTCGTTCGAAAGCGTTTCTGTCGCCATTTTTGGTCGCCATGGCGATCTTTTCGAGCATCGGTTCAGAAGCAAAAAGGGAGTTTGTAGTTGGAGGCCGAGAGAGTTCATGGCAAGTTCCATCGTCTCCTTCGCAGCTCAATCAGTGGGCTCAGAGCAACCGGTTCAAAGTTGGAGATTTTCTGA TTTTCAAATATGATAAAAATGCCGATTCGGTGCTGCAAGCGACGGAGGGGGATTACGCGAGTTGCAGCACCGCGAAGCCGCTCAAAGAGTACAAAGACGGTGACACAAAGTTGAAACTGGAGCGCTCGGGACCGTACTACTTCATCAGTGGAGCCGAGGGACATTGCCAGAAGGGACAGAAGCTTGAGGTCGTGGTAATGTCCGAAAAGCACTGGTCCAAGGGCGTCACGGCCACGCCGACAGAAGCGCCTGCTCCGGCGATGGAAGCACCCTCTCCAGCACCCCGCGCCAGCACCGCTGGTTTACGTGATGGCTTTTGGATTGTCTTGGTTCGGCTGGGAAGTTTGATTGTGGGACTGCTTATGGCTTGA
- the LOC115744479 gene encoding serine carboxypeptidase 24-like, whose product MAIRSTTPLLFWSLLLSSTVTAFTFATALPRQQEMDRVSALPGQPPAAFSQFSGYVTVDEEEGRALFYWLTEATLSPEKKPLVLWLNGGPGCSSVAYGASEEIGPFRINRTGSSLYMNKYSWNREANLLFLESPAGVGFSYTNTSSNLKDSGDKRTAHDALVFLIRWMSRFPQYQHRDFYISGESYAGHYVPQLAKMIRDYNKQHSYAIINLKGFIVGNAVTDNYYDSLGTVAYWWSHSMISDATYKSILNNCNFTSDNSSKQCDDAVNYAMNHEFGSIDQYSIYTPSCLSLPNSTIRVKNTLLRQRVSGYDPCTENYAEKYYNRPDVQKALHANITGIPYKWTACSDVLIKNWKDSQNSMLPTYKELIAAGLRIWVFSGDTDSVVPVTATRFSLRHLNLTTKTRWYPWYSGNQVGGWTEVYDGLTFATVRGAGHEVPLFQPKRAFILFKSFLAGKELPKS is encoded by the exons ATGGCAATCCGGAGCACGACCCCCCTCCTCTTCTGGTCTCTTCTCTTATCCTCGACAGTGACTGCTTTCACATTTGCCACAGCATTGCCGAGACAGCAAGAGATGGACAGAGTGTCGGCACTCCCCGGTCAGCCCCCGGCCGCATTCTCCCAATTCTCCGGGTACGTCACGGTGGACGAGGAGGAGGGTCGAGCTCTGTTCTATTGGTTGACCGAGGCCACTCTGTCTCCCGAGAAGAAGCCGCTCGTTCTCTGGCTCAATGGAG GACCGGGCTGCTCATCTGTCGCGTACGGAGCGTCCGAGGAAATCGGGCCGTTCCGGATCAACAGGACGGGTTCATCCCTCTACATGAACAAGTACTCGTGGAACAGAG AGGCAAATCTTCTCTTCCTTGAATCCCCAGCTGGAGTCGGTTTCTCCTATACAAATACCAGCTCCAATCTCAAAGATTCTGGGGACAAACGGACAG CTCACGATGCTCTTGTTTTTCTGATAAGATGGATGTCCAGATTCCCTCAATACCAACATCGCGATTTTTACATCTCAGGGGAGAGCTATGCAG GGCATTATGTTCCCCAGTTGGCAAAGATGATTCGTGACTACAACAAACAACATTCTTATGCCATCATTAATCTCAAAGGATTCATT GTGGGAAATGCAGTGACCGATAACTACTACGACAGCTTAGGAACAGTTGCATATTGGTGGAGCCACTCCATGATCTCAGACGCCACCTACAAATCAATCCTCAACAACTGCAACTTCACATCTGACAACTCCTCCAAGCAATGTGATGATGCTGTGAACTATGCCATGAACCATGAGTTTGGCAGCATCGATCAGTACAGCATCTACACACCCTCTTGCCTGTCCTTGCCCAACAGTACCATCAGGGTCAAGAACACCCTCCTGCGACAGCGTGTCTCGGGTTACGACCCCTGTACAGAGAACTATGCCGAGAAGTATTATAACCGGCCGGACGTGCAAAAGGCCTTGCACGCGAACATCACGGGGATTCCTTACAAGTGGACTGCTTGCAG TGATGTTCTGATCAAGAATTGGAAGGATTCTCAAAATTCAATGCTACCAACATACAAGGAGTTAATTGCAGCCGGACTCAGGATCTGGGTGTTCAG CGGCGACACAGATTCGGTGGTTCCGGTGACAGCCACCAGATTCTCCCTCCGCCATCTGAATCTCACCACTAAAACTCGGTGGTACCCATGGTATTCTGGCAATCAGGTTGGAGGATGGACCGAGGTATATGATGGGCTAACTTTTGCAACGGTGAGAGGAGCTGGACATGAAGTGCCTCTGTTCCAACCGAAGAGGGCCTTCattcttttcaaatcattcttgGCGGGAAAAGAACTGCCGAAGTCTTGA